Proteins found in one Cervus canadensis isolate Bull #8, Minnesota chromosome 24, ASM1932006v1, whole genome shotgun sequence genomic segment:
- the LOC122426789 gene encoding C-X-C chemokine receptor type 2-like → MVGDSVFQPDHTMTIILNDFYNSSYLWEGFEDEFGNYTGTPPTEDDDYICDVSTETLNKHAVVVIYALVFLLSLLGNSLVMLVILYSRVGRSVTDVYLLNLAMADLLFAMTLPIWAASKAKGWIFGTPLCKVVSLLKEVNFYSGILLLACISMDRYLAIVHATRTLTQKRHWVKFICLGIWVLSVILALPISIFREAYQPPFSNLVCYEDLGANTTKWRMVMRVLPQTFGFLLPLLVMLFCYGLTLRTLFSAQMGQKHRAMRVIFAVVLVFLLCWLPYNLVLVVDTLMRAQVIPETCQRRKDIGRALDATEILGFLHSCLNPLIYVFIGQKFRHGLLKIMAIHGLISKEFLAKDSRPSFVGSSSGNTSTTL, encoded by the exons ATGGTTGGTGACTCAG tctTTCAACCAGATCACACCATGACAATCATCCTGAACGATTTCTATAATAGCAGTTATTTGTGGGAGGGGTTTGAGGATGAGTTTGGAAATTACACCGGCACGCCACCCACAGAAGATGATGATTATATCTGTGATGTAAGCACTGAGACACTCAACAAGCATGCTGTGGTCGTCATCTATGCCCTGGTCTTCCTGCTAAGCCTCCTGGGAAACTCCCTGGTGATGCTGGTCATCTTATACAGCCGGGTCGGTCGCTCTGTCACTGATGTCTACCTGCTGAACCTGGCCATGGCTGACCTGCTCTTCGCCATGACCTTGCCTATCTGGGCCGCCTCCAAGGCAAAGGGCTGGATCTTCGGCACACCCCTGTGCAAGGTGGTCTCACTCCTGAAGGAAGTCAACTTCTACAGTGGTATTCTACTGCTGGCCTGCATCAGCATGGACCGCTACCTGGCCATTGTCCATGCCACACGCACGCTGACCCAGAAGCGCCACTGGGTCAAGTTCATATGTTTAGGCATCTGGGTCCTGTCCGTGATCCTGGCCCTGCCCATCTCCATCTTCCGTGAGGCCTATCAACCACCCTTCTCCAACCTAGTCTGCTACGAGGACCTGGGTGCCAATACAACGAAATGGCGGATGGTGATGAGGGTCCTGCCCCAGACCTTTGGCTTCCTCCTGCCCCTGCTGGTCATGCTGTTCTGCTACGGACTCACTCTGCGCACGCTGTTTTCAGCCCAGATGGGGCAGAAGCACCGGGCCATGCGGGTCATCTTTGCGGTCGTGCTCGTCTTCCTGCTCTGCTGGCTGCCCTACAACCTGGTCCTGGTTGTAGACACCCTCATGAGGGCCCAGGTGATCCCCGAGACCTGTCAGCGCCGCAAAGACATTGGCCGGGCCCTGGACGCCACCGAGATCCTGGGCTTCCTGCACAGCTGCCTCAACCCTCTCATCTACGTCTTCATTGGCCAGAAGTTTCGCCACGGACTCCTCAAGATCATGGCCATCCATGGCCTGATCAGCAAGGAGTTCTTGGCCAAGGACAGCAGGCCTTCCTTTGTTGGCTCTTCTTCAGGGAACACGTCTACTACCCTCTGA